The Besnoitia besnoiti strain Bb-Ger1 chromosome Unknown contig00014, whole genome shotgun sequence genome contains a region encoding:
- a CDS encoding uncharacterized protein (encoded by transcript BESB_025760) → MACQFSRAAPPHIRRIMPMRPFRAVADGARMSARSSTGPSLGVAPACCETSEETRGLEEGRTSCSQLFGGRARELVPGAFRIGALGASPAEASAAVPTEAVERSCGDAPAYRVASPCAWLIPPAHPHSHGVRALAAVSVASQLGWRQHSCEDASQTARHAVGWCSRLCFGELSETPRERGVAAQPESQQSGSVDAARLREAMTTRGGVVFSCSTSGSAQSYTSVHHAVRRIYEEPHEGLSTVWGPVSHACRVMERSSYADDFSARLWRPPVPSTVPLRDPRVGDASRAVPLVRIEMPATQQGSVHPESDAEATQGAVGEPDEGAKREYRCNKVRTDKKDRKRAFPQRGFWKKQNFLQNRSNTTRLAFAVQGVDLLKLKRLRWGEVRKGNTGWWTDDWQSANSSSPPK, encoded by the coding sequence ATGGCATGCCAGTTCTCGCGGGCAGCTCCGCCACACATCAGGCGAATCATGCCGATGAGGCCCTTCCGGgccgtcgccgacggcgctcgGATGTCCGCGCGCTCATCGACGGGGCCATCCCTGGGCGTTGCTCCTGCGTGTTGTGAGACTTCAGAGGAGACTCGCGGCTTGGAGGAAGGGCGAACCAGCTGTTCACAACTTTTCGGCGGTCGCGCGAGGGAACTGGTGCCTGGAGCTTTTCGAATTGGCGCGCTGGGGGCGTCGCCTGCtgaggcgtccgcggccgtGCCTACGGAGGCTGTggagcgcagctgcggagatGCGCCTGCGTACAGAGTGGCGAGTCCTTGCGCGTGGCTGATTCCACCTGCTCATCCACACTCCCACGGCGTGCGTGCCCTCGCTGCAGTGTCAGTCGCATCGCAGCTCGGGTGGCGCCAACACAGCTGCGAAGACGCGTCCCAGACTGCGAGGCACGCGGTCGGTTGGTGCTCTCGATTATGCTTCGGCGAGCTGTCTGAGACTCCTCGAGAGCGGGgtgtcgcggcgcagcccgaGTCGCAGCAAAGCGGATCGGTCGACgcagctcgccttcgcgaagCGAtgacgacgcgcggaggagtcGTTTTCAGCTGCTCAACATCGGGTTCCGCACAGAGCTACACATCCGTGCACCATGCCGTCCGTCGAATATACGAGGAGCCGCACGAGGGTTTAAGTACGGTTTGGGGGCCTGTGAGCCACGCCTGTCGCGTGATGGAGCGATCCTCATATGCCGATGATTTCTCAGCGCGGTTGTGGCGGCCGCCAGTTCCAAGCACAGTGCCTCTACGAGACCCACGGGTGGGCGATGCCAGCCGAGCGGTGCCCTTAGTTCGAATTGAAATgcccgcgacgcagcagggCTCTGTCCACCCAGAGAGTGATGCCGAAGCGACTCAAGGTGCGGTTGGAGAGCCTGATGAAGGAGCGAAGCGAGAGTACCGGTGTAATAAAGTGAGAACCGACAAAAAGGACAGGAAGCGCGCGTTCCCCCAGAGGGGCTTCTGGAAGAAACAGAATTTCCTTCAGAACAGAAGCAACACGACACGTCTCGCATTCGCCGTCCAGGGGGTCGATCTGCTGA